The sequence below is a genomic window from Bactrocera neohumeralis isolate Rockhampton chromosome 4, APGP_CSIRO_Bneo_wtdbg2-racon-allhic-juicebox.fasta_v2, whole genome shotgun sequence.
GGCAATAGTAAATTAAAATCCAAAATGTACCGAGTCGAAATCGaaagatttcaaaatttcgatcaAAGTCCgcagtgaaaaacaaaaaaaaataaatgaagatgCTTTCCCGAAAATGTAATTTCGCATACCAAATCAAGCAGTAAATTTTCAGTAAGTACCAAAAATGCCGTTACTTGAATTTCTGCGGAAATAGTTTTGATTCTTTAATTGCCACAGCTTTGGAAAACcatcatttaaattatttcaccATGAGAAATTATGAGTCAATGAGTGGTTACTAAATCGGTTACGGCTGAAGTCTTCTCAGAAGTGATGATGCAATATCcaattatacaaatatgtataaaggTATATATGgtatgcatatgtgtaaatATCTTTACATGTAAGTGTATATGAAGTATAGCGAAAATTTTCCCCCActgagtttaaaaaaattagaaatttgctGGTTCATATCGTCTgcaattttaattccattttattcGGCTTTGTCTataacatttttacatttatcacTTCCTTTcgatgtgcgtgtgtgtgtatgcactaACTTTTCAATCACTCTCTCCTCATGGACACTCCTTGGCATACCACTGGCATTCTGGTGCGTTCTTGCCATTTCCTTTTCCGCCCTGCCCAAACACGTAACGCCGATTGTTGTTGTACATCGAGTCACTGGCACAGATGAGGCGTCCATTCTGCTTAAATATCAGCTGATTTTGGTAGAGCTCAACAGTCCAGTCGGCATTGTTGGGTTGCTGGAAGCTGGAGTGCCAAGCGGCCACCATATTAGACTGGCCATTGTAGCTGTTGCGCTCCAAATAAGCGACGCGTTTCGACTGGTTGTGCTTAAGCGTGAATTTCAATTTCGTCTGCCGATCGTTGGACACATCGCTCACTTGCGTTGTCCAAGGGCGTTTAttgacattgttgttattgttttcaaagACGAAAACATAATCACGTTGGCCATCAATGGCCCTGTCGGCGGCATACATGTGCTGCAAGTATTTGCGATTCATCAAGCAAAAGTTTGGCTGGAAGAAGATAAAGTCGAGCGATGGCGGCAGATAGCTTATGTAATCGTTCAATTTGCGCTTCTGTTCGTTGGTCAAACTGTAGTAGTATTTGTTCTTTCTGATATTCAAAAAGTAGTATGCCACATTGAAGTAGTATTTGTCATTCACATCGCCGGCATCGTCGAATTTCTGGAACAAATACAATTGCAACTTGACCATCTTCTTGTAGGATGCGGCCGTGCCAGTGTAGATTCTATCCAAAGCGTAAGCCAAAGCGGTCGCATCCGCGCCAGTATAACGGCTATTGATGGCCTGCTCATTCCAGTTGTTCACATTTAGAAAATTCAAAGCGCGCTCTTCGATATCGCTCTCATCGATATTGCTGGCGCGAGCCTCTGGTGAAGCCGGCGCGTCCACTGTATCCACAGGGTTTGGCGCATCCTGCGGCGCTGCTGCTGCCTGGCCCAAAACTAcggttaaaattaaaatcgctGCGCTTACTTTGCTCAACATTGCTTTCGACATTTGCACTTTTGCTCTTGAACTGTTTGGCTGAAGCTCCGACGACTTGTATTTATGGGTGCTGCTCCTTGGGGCAGTTCTCACTTATCAATTGAGTTGATTGTGCTCAAGTATCGATAGCAAGTAATTGTCATTCTGCTGGATTCAAGTGTGCGCAAATAAAAGTTGTTTATTCGGCAACAATTGAATTGCGAAGCTTCCGCACCTGCTAAGCGCGTATCAATAACTAGGTAAAGCGTTAGACACAACTTCGATAGTGAAATGCGCACTTATATTATAAAGTAGGCAAATAAAAGGTAATTAGAACAATACTCTAGATAAACACAATCAGTGATGCAACACCCCCTATTTGAATAATGAGGAACGATACAAGTACGAGTATTTCGATTTGAGCGTCTGGCAGGTGGCTTTGTAATAGCACTTTCTTTCGGATATCTTAATATATGTGTAGTATATTAAAAAGTACTAAGTCGTAAAGAGTTAGGCAGTTAATTCAACGGGCTTCAACGCCAGCGGTGTGTGTCTTGCTTGATCCAAGTTTCGAACCTTTCTGAACAGCTCCTTTACATTTGACGTTTAGACATTGCTTTAAATCGATAATGGTGTCTAGATATAGATTTTTTGGACTATTTCAGACTTTGATGTAGAAGTTTGATGTTCCTAACAATACACAAGGTACAAGGCTTCAACACCAGCGGTATGTGTCTTAGTTGAGCCAAGTTTTCAGTGGTGTGTGTCTTGGTTGAGCCAAGTTTTGAATCTTTCTGAACAACTGACTTACTTTTGACGTTTAGACATTGCTTTATATTAGATAATGGTGTCAAAATGTGGAGTTTGAAGCTCCTAACAATGCGCAAGGGTATATAGTAATACAAAATACTTATGGCAGTGGAAGTCCTATACGAAATTGATATCAACACAGATTTATCTAAAAGGGCGTACGCTGGAATGACAGCTTTATGCCATAACTTTAGTTAAGTAAAGTACTTCCGCTGAAGTAATCTTGATACTTGTTAACTTATCTAATCTAACcaattgttataaaattatcAAACGATAGGCCACTCCACTGAAAATAATTCCAGGGTTATATGATTCAAGTAACTAAAACAAACATGATGTCATGGCCACTTGAAGATGATACTTATAGTGATTGCCCTTAATTAAATTGCTGGAATATAAGAGAATATTATTCTTATAGAAAAATCCCCTTTCATTGAAGTAAAATTGTAGGTAACTGCACACAATTGCTCAGACAACGCTCACTCAATGTTGCCACACTGCGTTTTTCGCTTGTTTTCCTGAATTTCACCAATCTTTCAACTGCACCAAATTACAAGATCAACATGATCCatcattttaagaaaatatcaaaaaaatttggtaaGCCATAAACGGGCCACACAATCAATCTTTGGCcacaaaacaaatttcattgtcatgatttaattactttattacATGCGAGCGGTTTTATAAAACCCAGAAGTCTGTGGTGAAAGATTCAGtattaaacatacaaaaaaaagagaCTTAAATAAAGCGCAAGATAAATCGCCAAGGCAACGTCTTACCGaaaataatttcacatattttgtgGCACAGCCCACCAGCGCACAAGCAACGCTACTCCCGAAGGAAGGAAGCACGAAATGttcttaataaataattcaatttattatcgAGACAAAGAGGAGAGTGAAAAGTGTGCCGCAAGCCAGGTTTGCGCGCAAGTTGCATGTGTTGCATGTGTGTTGCACGCTTAAGAAAGCGGTAGCCAACTCACTGCCAAGGTTGACCGAAGGAATTAATAATGGCCAACAAAATTTTGATGAGCGCCGCAATGCATGcatgcagacacacacacacgcaagccACTTTGCCTCTGAAtgcgtgtgtgtttttgtgtttgaGGAGGCCACACACGCGCCAAATGCCCGACAGGCAGCAGAGGGCGGCAATAAATGTTTGGACGTGGCTGTGGCAGCAGGCGGACACTTTCCTTACAaatgcgcgcacacacacactcactcacatatatatgtacttacaagAAAAACATGTGAGTGCATTTTCAGaacgttgctgctgctgcaacgACAGCCGATAGCCTCCGGTGCGGCATGCGGCGGCGCGGCGCTTTAATGATTTTCAATCTACGAAATGAGTGAGTTTTTAATAACCAACAGTTATGTGGCGATTTGCCGTTATTAAGTAGtacaaataaaatgtgaaatgcGAAAGGCAGGAAAGCAGAAAAAAGGGGTTGAATTCTTAAGAGAACGCTCAATGAAAACGCTTAAGGCTAAGAAAATGATGCGATGGAATTGATTGCtactcaaaataaaaacaaaaaataaataaataacaaaatgtagtgaaaaaataatatatttttagagtttGGATACCAAAAATAGTGGTCAAATTACTAAATTTGGTTAATTAGTGCTTTGGGGAGGGGCAAAGCTGACCTAAAAATAGAAGCAGGGAGCGAAaagttaaatatgtaaatgtgggAATTAGGTGGAAATTAATGATGATTTTAGTATATCAGATAAATTGAAGAAATTGCTTTCTTGATATCATATTAGCAGATGAGCAGATTATTCATATCTGCTGAGCTGAGTTGTTGAGAGAAGAGCGGAGGATAATAGGGACTTAAGCACACAACTTAAACATTGAAGAAAGGAGAGAGAAATATATTAGCTTCAGTGACGTAAAACTATTGTGGGTGTCAAAGTAAGCTAATTTAAGGGCTTACAAGGGTTTCAaagcatcaaaaaaaaaaaacaaaataagagtgTCATATTAAATTCTAGAACCTTTCTAGATTACTGTCAATTTCATCAACAACACAAGCTTACGAGTgctacaaagccttcaaagacagtCAAGAGATCGTTGAGGACAGTCgtgttctggacgaccttcgatctCATCAACgggtgaaaatattaaaaaagtgcgAATGAtattggtgaatattttgggtgtaaaacgcattcttgctcgactcgtcccgactcgtgctcattgtctttttcgATTTTCGTGGTTTGGTGCGTCATGAATTCGTTCATGGATTTTatacgatgataatgcaccatctcatcgAGCCACGATTATGATCGAATttgaagccaaaaacgcaatgaataccgtCGATCAACCAACGTATTCCCCATTTGGTTTCGTGTGCTCTTTTTCTTATTTCCTAAATTAAAATTGCCGCTCGGTGGATCCCATttttagtcgatcgaagagataaaacaaaattcgttgaaggagctgaaggccatcccaaaagtGCTTATataaagtgtttcgaggactggaaaaatctttggtataagtgtattacatattactttgaaggcgacaaaataaatattgaggaataattaaatactttacgctttatttaaaatttccgggTACTGTTTTATCTCAATATATACATGGTTtgcccggaaagtaataggacgcGACTGtatttcggagcgtgcgcgcacccaCTGGATTCGGTGAAGGGCTTTTCTGGCTGACGAACGAGGTCAGTGGCtctgagcacctggagagtcagggcAAACACTTCCGCGCgatgtgtttctgtgagtggtgcaagccgaaataCGAAatgattaaattctgtgtgaaactcggtaactctgcaacagagacgtttgatatgatcaagccggcttacccagatgttgctttagccagaagtggtgtgtttcggtggcaccagccctttttggagggccgggaagggGTCGCTGATGAATAAGCAAATACAAAGTGAAAACTa
It includes:
- the LOC126754845 gene encoding uncharacterized protein LOC126754845 encodes the protein MSKAMLSKVSAAILILTVVLGQAAAAPQDAPNPVDTVDAPASPEARASNIDESDIEERALNFLNVNNWNEQAINSRYTGADATALAYALDRIYTGTAASYKKMVKLQLYLFQKFDDAGDVNDKYYFNVAYYFLNIRKNKYYYSLTNEQKRKLNDYISYLPPSLDFIFFQPNFCLMNRKYLQHMYAADRAIDGQRDYVFVFENNNNNVNKRPWTTQVSDVSNDRQTKLKFTLKHNQSKRVAYLERNSYNGQSNMVAAWHSSFQQPNNADWTVELYQNQLIFKQNGRLICASDSMYNNNRRYVFGQGGKGNGKNAPECQWYAKECP